Proteins from a genomic interval of Salinarchaeum sp. Harcht-Bsk1:
- a CDS encoding DUF5784 family protein, whose amino-acid sequence MASPLRFRYDPAGWSDKRVRRELYASLDDYAGVTWVEPEHDLHGWEAARFELDNGDLALFVWRDGEAYWLGNTETPSALWRTNKHGWEEVPFELARWARKELLVDLYDRAPWLENYEYLTWFFLPVLMSKDGTETALKFFKEHAAGFPNASREAGLEFYDEFLKSGVFEDDRETMAGKLGTSGRLDLTRMRAAMGEFTVGKVLHDAGYVFEPEIELGSGYALDYRVDDTLVEVARPQPPAKRSNANTPIAAVKETARSKGRGQLDTHAGALLVVDCTSFPDDAWRSLRAEQPNLPYQPTLVIRARPEGRIEGFEVGKVPIDVADAVDLPN is encoded by the coding sequence GTGGCGAGTCCCCTCCGATTCCGGTACGATCCCGCAGGCTGGTCCGACAAGCGGGTACGCCGGGAACTGTATGCTTCTCTCGACGACTACGCCGGCGTGACCTGGGTCGAACCCGAGCACGACCTCCACGGCTGGGAGGCCGCGCGATTCGAACTCGACAACGGCGACCTCGCGCTGTTCGTCTGGCGCGACGGCGAGGCCTACTGGCTCGGCAACACCGAGACGCCGAGCGCGCTCTGGCGGACGAACAAGCACGGCTGGGAGGAGGTCCCCTTCGAGCTGGCCCGCTGGGCGCGCAAGGAGCTCCTCGTCGATCTCTACGATCGAGCGCCGTGGCTCGAGAACTACGAGTACCTCACCTGGTTCTTCCTCCCCGTCCTGATGAGCAAGGACGGCACGGAGACCGCGCTGAAGTTCTTCAAAGAGCACGCTGCGGGGTTCCCGAACGCCTCCCGCGAAGCCGGCCTGGAATTCTACGACGAGTTCCTCAAATCCGGCGTCTTCGAGGACGACCGCGAGACGATGGCCGGGAAGCTCGGTACCAGCGGCCGGCTGGACCTCACGCGGATGCGCGCCGCGATGGGCGAGTTCACCGTCGGCAAGGTGCTCCACGACGCCGGCTATGTCTTCGAGCCAGAGATCGAACTCGGCAGCGGCTACGCGCTGGACTACCGCGTCGACGACACCCTCGTGGAGGTCGCCCGGCCGCAGCCGCCTGCCAAGCGCTCGAACGCGAACACCCCGATCGCGGCGGTCAAGGAGACCGCTCGCTCGAAGGGTCGCGGGCAGCTGGACACCCACGCTGGCGCCCTGCTCGTCGTGGACTGTACCAGCTTCCCCGACGACGCGTGGCGGTCGCTCCGCGCCGAGCAGCCCAACCTCCCCTACCAACCGACGCTCGTGATCCGCGCGAGGCCGGAGGGTCGGATCGAGGGCTTCGAGGTCGGGAAGGTCCCAATCGACGTCGCGGACGCGGTCGACCTCCCGAACTGA
- a CDS encoding DUF5806 family protein, whose translation MVRDPDEPQVTSSLEDEVDTDERAADDDATDDADAADEEAAAESAAPAGATADAAQAEPDTEAAEEETDASDDSAAADEPDHQPGVPSDVQKYDRFKKVDGSQYDRVNEFLRDRTYITAREWAIARLCSDFRTETGVEMTKIGENLPELVPFMTDTYTPQAVNQARSSFEDKVRTAGATFLYGAMSDFFTAEELDDVMYEATEVAKFLLEVEGVELSVEDELEAEDRISAVMREVRSSSAELRHERCPECGAELSGGD comes from the coding sequence CTGGTTCGCGACCCCGACGAGCCACAGGTTACCAGTTCGCTCGAAGACGAAGTCGATACCGACGAGCGAGCAGCGGACGACGATGCGACCGACGACGCCGACGCTGCTGACGAGGAGGCTGCTGCCGAGTCGGCGGCCCCAGCCGGAGCGACGGCGGACGCGGCGCAGGCCGAACCCGACACCGAAGCCGCCGAGGAAGAAACGGACGCGTCCGACGACTCGGCAGCAGCCGACGAACCCGACCACCAGCCCGGCGTCCCCTCCGACGTCCAGAAGTACGATCGCTTCAAGAAGGTCGACGGCTCGCAGTACGACCGCGTCAACGAGTTCCTCCGCGATCGGACCTACATCACCGCCCGCGAGTGGGCGATCGCCCGGCTGTGCTCGGACTTCCGCACGGAGACCGGCGTGGAGATGACGAAGATCGGCGAGAACCTGCCCGAACTCGTCCCCTTCATGACCGACACGTACACGCCCCAGGCCGTGAACCAGGCCCGCTCTTCGTTCGAGGACAAGGTCCGGACCGCCGGGGCGACCTTCCTCTACGGTGCGATGAGCGACTTCTTCACCGCCGAGGAACTCGACGACGTGATGTACGAGGCCACCGAGGTCGCGAAGTTCCTGCTGGAGGTCGAGGGCGTGGAACTCTCGGTCGAGGACGAACTCGAGGCAGAGGACCGCATCTCCGCGGTGATGCGGGAGGTCAGGTCGTCGAGCGCGGAACTCCGGCACGAGCGGTGTCCGGAGTGCGGCGCGGAGCTGTCCGGCGGGGACTGA